Genomic window (Alkalilimnicola sp. S0819):
ACGGTAACGCCCTGGGCCTGCAGGGCGGCGAGCAACGCGGCCAGGTCCAGCTGGGCGGCGGCCAGCCCCTCCAGCTCCAGGCCGTGCTCATGGCGCCGGGGCGTGAGCCCGTTGAGCATGAGCCCGGCCAGCGCCCGGTCGCTGAGCGGTCGATCGAAACTCAGCGTGAGGCGATCGCTCTGGCTGCTCAGCAGCGCCTCCAGCTCGCCCTGCAGCAGGATGCGCCCCTCGTCGATGATCGCCAACTGGTCGCACAGGCGCTGCACCTCCTCCATGTAATGGGAGGTGTAGATCACGGTGGCGCCGGCCTCGCGCAGGGCGCGGATGGAATCGAGGATGAAGGCGCGGGACTGGGGGTCTATGCCCACGGTGGGCTCATCGAGCAGGATCAGCTTCGGTTCGTTGAGCAGGCCGATGGCCAAATTCAACCGCCGCTTGAGCCCGCCGGAGAGCGCCTCGGCGCGCTTGTCCATGTGCCCGGCAAGCCCGCCGATTTCCACCACCCGCTCGATGCGCGCTCGGCGCCGGGCGCCGCCCAGTCCCAGCACATCGGCGTAGATGCGCAGGTTCTCGGCGACGCTGAGCATGGGGTAGAAGGCGAGTTCCTGGGGCACCACGCCGCACAGCTCGCGGATCTCGCGCACCGCGTGGTCCAGGTCCAGCCCGGCCACTTCCACCAGCCCCGCATCCTTGCGCACCAGCCCGGTGAGGACGGAGAGCAGCGTGGTCTTGCCCGCGCCGTTGGGGCCGAGCAGCCCGAAGATGCTGCCTTCCGGCACGCTCAGGCTCACCTCCCGCAGGGAGGGCTGGGCCGCACCGGGGTAGTGCTTGCTCAAGCCCTGGATGCGGATCAGCGGCTGGGCGGCCGTTGGCTGCATGGCGGTCTCCACGCCGGCTCGATCAGTCCGAGGCTTCCACGCTCACGCGCCAGTTGCGCTTGCGCCGCAGCCAGGCGCGCAGCGCGCCGGGCAGCTGCATGACGAGATGGATGTAATACACGGTCTTGAAGGCCATCAGCTGACCGCGAATGGGCGTTTGGCCGAAGACGTCGCCGGCCAGCACCGAGATGATCGCCTCCTCGATCTGCCAGACGTTGCGCGGCTTCATGAACAGCGCCCGCAGCTGCGGGCTCATGAAGCGGTAGATGAACCAGCCCATGATCTTCATGCCCCGCAGCATGTAGCGCTCGTGCTCGCGCATCAATTGCTTCTCCAGCTGCGGCTGGTCCAGCAAGGTGTCGGTGATCTGCCCGATGCGCTCGCCGCCGGCCATCGCCAGGTACACGCCGCTGGAGAACACCGGGTCGAGGAAGGCGTAGGCATCGCCCACCAGCAGGCAGCGATCCTCACGGGCCTGGCGGGAGAAGTACGAATAATTGCCGGCGGCGTAGGTGCGGCTTTTCAGGGTCGCATTGCGCAGGCGCCGCTCGGCGGGGGCGCAGCTGTTCAGGGTCTCCCAGAGGAATTCATCGGGGCTGCCCTTGCGGGTCTTCAGATATTCAGGGAAGCACACCGCGCCGGCGCTCATGGTGCCGTCCACCAGCGGGATCATCCACACCCAGCCGTGCTTGAACCAGTAGATGCCGATATTGCCGGCACCATCGCCCGGCAGCAGATCGGCATTATCGAAATGGCCGAAGATGGCAGCGGTATTGTGCTGCGGGTTCTTCTTCTTCCAGCCGCGCTTGCGGGCCATGAAGGTATCCCGGCCGGAAGCGTCGATGACGTAGCTGGCGCGGTAGGTCAGCGCCTCGCCCTCCGGGCCCTTGGCGTACACCACGCGCTTGTCGTCCACCACCGGGTCGATCTCGGTGGCCCGGGTCTCATGCAGCACGGTGGCGCCCTTCTCCGCCGCGTTCTCCATGAGCATCATATCGAAGTCCGAGCGGCGCACCTGGAAGGCCGCCAGGGGCGAATCCCCCTTGGCCTTGGCGAAGGAGAAGGTTTGCCGATCATTCGGGTCGGCGGTGAAACCGAACTCCGCGCCGGGCTTGTGCACACCCAGTTCCCGCACCTTGTCGAGCACGCCCAGGCGCTCGAAGATGGGCAGGTTCATGGGCAGCAGGGATTCACCGATGTGGAAGCGCGGGTGGCGATCCTTGTCGATCAGAATCACGTGACGACCGCGCTCGGCCAGCACCGCCGCCACGGTGGACCCGGCCGGGCCGCCACCGATGACCAGCACATCACAGTCGATGAACTCTTTGCTTTCTTGATTCACGGCGAAGGCTCTCCCCGGACACCGCATTGAAATTATCGCCGGAAGAGTAACACAGCGCCGCCCGCCCACCGATAGCCCGAACAGGGGGGCGGCAGCCCATTTTGGCGCTCTTTCGCACCTGTTATACTCCGCCGAAACCGACGCCCGCACCCCACCACCGGGCGCGATAACCGAAATCTCACATCCCCAGGGGGGCCGATGAGCACTCTCTCCGCGCTGGAGCTGGAAGTCGCCCAGCTGATCGTAGACACCCTCAACCTCGAGGACGTGGAAGCCGCCGAGGTGGACCCGGAAGAGCCG
Coding sequences:
- a CDS encoding ABC transporter ATP-binding protein; this encodes MQPTAAQPLIRIQGLSKHYPGAAQPSLREVSLSVPEGSIFGLLGPNGAGKTTLLSVLTGLVRKDAGLVEVAGLDLDHAVREIRELCGVVPQELAFYPMLSVAENLRIYADVLGLGGARRRARIERVVEIGGLAGHMDKRAEALSGGLKRRLNLAIGLLNEPKLILLDEPTVGIDPQSRAFILDSIRALREAGATVIYTSHYMEEVQRLCDQLAIIDEGRILLQGELEALLSSQSDRLTLSFDRPLSDRALAGLMLNGLTPRRHEHGLELEGLAAAQLDLAALLAALQAQGVTVRSVRYGVRDLEELFLNVSGRRLRD
- a CDS encoding NAD(P)/FAD-dependent oxidoreductase encodes the protein MLVIGGGPAGSTVAAVLAERGRHVILIDKDRHPRFHIGESLLPMNLPIFERLGVLDKVRELGVHKPGAEFGFTADPNDRQTFSFAKAKGDSPLAAFQVRRSDFDMMLMENAAEKGATVLHETRATEIDPVVDDKRVVYAKGPEGEALTYRASYVIDASGRDTFMARKRGWKKKNPQHNTAAIFGHFDNADLLPGDGAGNIGIYWFKHGWVWMIPLVDGTMSAGAVCFPEYLKTRKGSPDEFLWETLNSCAPAERRLRNATLKSRTYAAGNYSYFSRQAREDRCLLVGDAYAFLDPVFSSGVYLAMAGGERIGQITDTLLDQPQLEKQLMREHERYMLRGMKIMGWFIYRFMSPQLRALFMKPRNVWQIEEAIISVLAGDVFGQTPIRGQLMAFKTVYYIHLVMQLPGALRAWLRRKRNWRVSVEASD